A single region of the Vicinamibacterales bacterium genome encodes:
- a CDS encoding M20 family metallopeptidase — protein sequence MKQLAAFCESKRGWLLETIEALARLESPSTDKVAVDLCGLELARRLRAIGGRVTLIPEAAAGDHVLADFGSSGPRTLLLGHFDTVWPIGTLDRMPVRAADGRLWGPGVFDMKSGIGLAMLAVEALAASGALPRIGVLLTTDEETGSVTSRQLIEAEARNSRAVLVLEPALPGGALKTSRAGCGAFEIEVRGRAAHAGIEPARGANALLELAEQMLSVERLQDLERGTSLTVTLAVGGTRANVVPAGARATVDARAFGAQEAERVSAAMTALRARRPGTTVTVSGGFTHPPLERTPDGVRLFEMARAVASELGHSLSEGRTGGGSDGNFTAAAGVPTLDGLGSVGDGAHAPHEHVVIDALPFRAALLAGLLTRLGNV from the coding sequence ATGAAACAGCTCGCAGCGTTTTGCGAATCGAAGCGCGGGTGGCTGCTCGAGACCATCGAAGCGCTCGCCCGTCTGGAGTCGCCGAGCACGGACAAGGTGGCGGTCGATCTCTGTGGCCTTGAGCTGGCCCGGCGGCTCCGAGCCATTGGTGGCCGCGTGACGCTCATCCCCGAGGCGGCGGCGGGCGATCACGTGCTGGCCGATTTCGGTTCGAGCGGCCCACGCACGCTCCTGCTCGGTCATTTCGACACGGTCTGGCCGATTGGGACACTGGACCGCATGCCGGTGCGCGCGGCGGATGGTCGGCTGTGGGGGCCGGGTGTCTTCGACATGAAGAGCGGAATTGGCCTGGCGATGCTGGCCGTCGAGGCACTGGCCGCGAGTGGTGCCCTGCCGCGCATTGGTGTGCTCCTCACCACCGACGAGGAGACCGGAAGCGTCACGTCCCGTCAGTTGATCGAGGCCGAGGCGAGGAACAGCCGGGCCGTGCTCGTGCTCGAACCAGCGCTGCCGGGCGGCGCGCTGAAGACGTCGAGAGCCGGATGCGGTGCCTTCGAGATCGAGGTGCGCGGGCGTGCCGCGCACGCTGGAATCGAACCGGCCAGGGGGGCGAACGCGCTCCTCGAACTGGCCGAACAGATGCTGAGTGTCGAACGGCTGCAGGACCTCGAGCGCGGCACGTCACTGACGGTGACGCTCGCCGTTGGCGGCACCCGGGCCAACGTCGTCCCGGCCGGGGCCCGAGCCACCGTGGATGCCAGGGCGTTCGGCGCGCAGGAGGCCGAGCGGGTGAGCGCGGCCATGACGGCTCTCCGCGCCCGACGGCCCGGGACGACGGTGACGGTGTCCGGCGGGTTCACGCATCCACCGCTCGAACGAACGCCGGACGGCGTCCGTCTGTTCGAGATGGCCCGGGCCGTGGCCAGTGAGCTCGGGCACAGCCTCTCGGAAGGGCGCACCGGCGGCGGGTCGGACGGAAATTTCACGGCGGCCGCCGGGGTCCCCACGTTGGACGGCCTGGGGTCCGTTGGCGACGGCGCCCACGCGCCGCACGAGCACGTGGTAATCGACGCGCTGCCTTTCCGCGCGGCGCTCCTGGCCGGCCTTCTGACCCGGCTGGGGAATGTGTGA